Genomic DNA from Felis catus isolate Fca126 chromosome E3, F.catus_Fca126_mat1.0, whole genome shotgun sequence:
TGCAGCTTCCGCTGTGTCCTTCCGTGCGATGCCCTCCATCCAAGCCCAGCTCTTCTCTCTGCTGGGACTTCCTTCTGCCGAGCCTGGCTCTCCAAGGCTGATCCGAGaaccctccctttctcttctcctaagTAGCGGTCATAAGGCTGATTCCCTTATAGTTAGGGGGTATTCAGTAGTCAGTTCTCAGAGCACTTTCTGAAGGTCCCTTGGGCCCGTGAGCCCCACGTCCCCAAGAATCCCTCTGGAGGCCTGTAATCCTGGCCCGTGCATCCTGACCTCTCGAACCAGAACCTGCCAGGTTGGAACCTGAGGGTTtgtacttaaaaaacaaattccccAACCACGAGGCGTGCATTTCGGGGCAATACCCAGACCAAGAGGAAAAACACAACAGGTGGTTCTTGCTCCGTTTTCCAGATAAGGACGTCGGGGATCATGTGGTCCAGTGCACAGATAGACACTGAGGGGGAGGGGATGCCGGGAGGACACCTGGCCGCTCTTGTGCTCGTAGTGTGCAAATGTCCGTTTACCTCCTGTCGTCCTCACTCGGGAGCTGTCAATGTCACTGTGGCCCCGGGGGTCTGCGGTCCTCGGTCACGCTCTCTCGCCCCCTCCCCGCAGATTATTCCACGGTGCAGGCGGTCCAGGCCACCATGATCCTGTCCACCATTCTCTGCTGCATCGCCTTCCTGATCTTCGTGCTCCAGCTCTTTCGCCTCAAGCAGGGAGAGAGGTTCGTGTTAACCTCCATCATCCAGCTCATGTCATGTAAGTAGAGCGACGGGCTTCCTGGAATAAGTGCTCCCCTCCCGGGAGCTCCCCTCCCTACTACACCACGACTAGGAGCGAGGAGCGGCGGCAGGTGAGGTCTTAGAGAGGAGAAGCCAGCCGCCACGCTGCGGCGGAAACTTCTATACGTCAGAGTCTGGGATTTAGTTGGAGGGTCAGGGCAGGCGTCCCCAGGACATGAAGTCTGAGTTGGGATCTGTAGGATAAGTAGGAGTTGGCATCTAGAACGTGCTGTCTTGATACTGAGGGGAGAGGCAAAGGTTCCCCCAGGGAAGATGCCACTAATGTCTGTGTGTGCTGATGATTCGGTCAGGATGGCTTTTGGCTTCAAGTAAGAGAGAAATGCAATAAACAAGGGCTTCAGCCACAAAgacctttactttttttatatgaCAAAGAGCTTGAAGGTGGAAGGAGCCATTGTTGGCCTGGCAGCTCAGCAGCATCAAGAGCTTCCACTCGGTTCTTTGATGCTTTTCATCTTCAGAGTGTCAGTGATGACTTCCTCATGGCCCCCAAAAGGCTGCTGCAGCTCCAGACATTCATCCTAACCTCACAGTATCTAAAGCAGTAACAGGGGAAAGTACAGCAACAGAAGACGCGTTCTCCTCCCTATCTGTCTCTTTGCAGGGAGTACTATTTTTCACTGAAGGCTTTTTCTGCGGCCAGAACTGGGGCACATATGGATCCATAAAGTATAGCAAGTAAACAGGAATAGGactgctgggtgggggaggggagggggagatggttGGCAAACGGTGGTCCACGGGCCAAATCTGGCTCactgcctgtttttttcttttttaatctttatttatttatttatttatttaaaaaaaattttttttcaacgtttatttatttttgggacagagagagacagagcatgaacggggaaggggcagagagagagggagacacagaatcggaaacaggctccaggctctgagccatcagcccagagcccgacgcagggctcgaactcacggaccgcgagatcgtgacctggctgaagtcggacgcttaaccgactgtgccacccaggcgccccttttttaatctttttttaaatgctcattcatttttgagagagaaagagagagtgtgtgagcagggggagaggcagagagagagggagacccagaatctgaaacagaccccaggctccgagctgtcagcacagagccccacgcggggctggaactcacggaccgcgagatcgtgacctgagccgaagtcggccgcccaaccgactgagccacccaggcgcccctcgctgcctttttttataaataacattctaggggcgcctgggtggctcagtcggttgagcggccgacttcggctcaggtcacgatctcgcggtccgtgagttccagccccgcgtcgggctctgtgctgacagcctggagcctgtttcggattctgtgtctccctctgtctctgaccctcccccgttcatgctctgtctctccctgtctcaaaaataaataaatgttaaaaaaaattttttttaaataacattctaCTGGAACATAGCCCCGGCCACTCGCTTGCACAGCGTGGCTGCGTCCACGCTCCGGCGGCCAAGCTGAGTAGTTGCGACAGAGATCGTAAGTGGCATACGAACCCTAAACTCTTCGCTGTCTGGCTGACACCTGGCTTACACCGGTTCTGACTCACCCTCCGGGCCGTGCTGACAGCCACCCGAACAAAATCAGGTCCGGCTAGCAACAAGTGCGAAGTCAAGCGTTCACGGGGTAGGCGGCAATATTCTGTCACAAAACATTAGCTGTGATCTTTCCAAAAGACCAAAAGTAACTACTCCCCAGTCATCGAAGCTTACGTGCGTCTTCTTCTCCAGCCGCGGTCCCCGCGGGGGGCTGGTGCACGCCGTGTCAGTGGTCCGTGAtctgtttatttgctttctttggaCAGGCCTGTGCGTTATGATAGCAGCTTCCATTTATACCGACCGGCGTGAAGACATCCACAAGAACAACGCGCAACTGTATTCGCTGACCGCGGACGGCAGATATGGCTACTCCTTCATCCTGGCGTGGGTGGCCTTTGCCTTCACCTTCATCAGCGGCCTCATGTACCTGATATTGAGGAAGCGCAAATAGGACACCCAGAGCTACGTGGCGTTTACTGCAGTACAGAATCCACATTCAGATAACCGTTTTGTATATAAtcaattgtgtgtgtgcgtgtggtttTTCTAGCAGACATATCGTTTCctttaaaagccaaaaaaaaaaaagagagagagagagagaagagttttTGCATTCTTGAGATCAGAGAAAGAATAGACGATGAAGGCTAGAACCCAGAACTCCTGCCCGTCCAAAAGTCGCGAGACGACAAAGCCAAAAATCCAGCCATGCTCAAATCCAAACATGTTCAGTGGGATGTTTCTAGACCGTGGCGATGTGCTGTGATGTGATGTGACGAGAGACCAAGAACGCCAGGTCTCGGGGGacgtcctccccccccccaggctggagCCTCGCcgagcacccccctcccctcgGCCTCCCCTCCCCATTCTGTCTGTGCTGGTGttggaggtggggtgaggggggtCCGGGTAAGGGATCGAGTCTCCTCAGATGTTTAGCCAAGTTCTATGTGAGAAACAGATGTGTATCCCCTGCTGTTCTGTCTCTATCCAGACCAGAGCCCAATGGTCCTGTGAGGGGCTGGGTCCAGAAAGTTCCACCCATGTTTGCTGATGATGTTAGGTGCTTGCCTTAGGGAAGGTGAACTTTAAGGGGGGTCGGGCTGAGGCTCACCCTAAGGCAGAGAATCTCAGCGTGTGACACCCGGCAACCTAGTAAGGTGCAGACTGCCGGGGCCCCTCCCCGGACCTACAGAATCAGTGTCTTCAGGGACGGGGCCTGGCAACCTGCATTCCTAACAGGCTCCTCGCGTTGAAGCCGAGGACCACAGCCCCAGGGCCGGGTGAGCACAGCTGCCTCGTCACGAGACGTAAAGATCTTGTGGTGAGGTGCTGGCCGCCACCGGCCTCCGTTAGCTCTTGTCTCTTCCACAGCAGCTCACATGTGGGTCATCGTCCCAACTGTGCCCAAGCCAGTGTCCAGACAGCCCGATGGCCTAGAGGTGCTGCCTTCTTCCTCCTGTAAGTAGGAAAGCCTGTCCCGCCTTCCGAGGCGGGCCGGCCTCCGCTAACCCCCATTTCTAGAGCCTCAGCGGGCCCACCCGCCGTTCGTTCATTCAGCAGCATAAATCATGGAATGCTTGGTACATGTCAGGCCCAGGGCCCGCCGAGTGGGGACAGTCTTCTCAGGGGCTCAGCGTCCGCTGGAAGAGGCAGATTAAAAACTACTTAGGAAAACTAATCACGAACTATGACGAAGGCCGCAGAGAACACAACCCAGGTTCAAGAGAGAGAGGCCCTTGGGTAGGGGGGAGCCTGCTGTATGCCTGCCTATTTTCAAATGCTCCTGGAGGCACTTAGACCGGCAGAAATATCACTCTGGTCTGCGACACAGAGTGCCTTTGTCGGGCGGTGGTGTCTCATGACACCCCAAGGACACTTTTGTGGAGGGTCCCAGGGTCCCGCCCGCAAAGGCAGCCGTGACAGGCTTCCGGATCGCCGTGGCTCCCGAACATCGGTGTGCACGTGCCGCCTGGGGAACGTGCCTTGGCAGGGTCCGGGGGACGAGCCCGCCAGGTGCTTTTGAGGCTCTCCTGCAGAATAGGGCCGTGGGGAGTTTGTCTTCGGGGTGAAAGCACGGTGAGTGGCAGGTGACCCCGGGAAGTGCCTCCCGTAAGAAGTTCTTCGCCCCTCACGGTCTGTACCCTCTTGGATTTTGGGCCTGCCGCCGGGGACATGTGCCTGGGGCCCCGCGTGGGACCCATCTGCCGTGTCTCCGTGCTGGCACTTTGACCTTCTGCTAAGTGGAGCGATGACTTGTCATCGCCTGGTTCCCGTGGAGCTGGGAAGATGCCCAGGCGCGGTCTTAGGGCCACCACGGATGCCAGTGC
This window encodes:
- the EMP2 gene encoding epithelial membrane protein 2 is translated as MLVLLAFIIVFHITSAALLFIATIDNAWWVGEEFFADVWRVCVNNTNCTEIDASYKDYSTVQAVQATMILSTILCCIAFLIFVLQLFRLKQGERFVLTSIIQLMSCLCVMIAASIYTDRREDIHKNNAQLYSLTADGRYGYSFILAWVAFAFTFISGLMYLILRKRK